A DNA window from Pogona vitticeps strain Pit_001003342236 chromosome 2, PviZW2.1, whole genome shotgun sequence contains the following coding sequences:
- the ZNF346 gene encoding zinc finger protein 346 encodes MADEAGSNGDATALPVGKEAVDRLIKENSHIFTDTQCKVCSAVLISESQKLAHYQSKKHANKVRRYMTIHHEEEIIQKKKIKLDTKQQSSNGEDRNKCCPICNMTFSSPVVANSHYLGKTHARNLKLKQQSPQGEATEPAQKQPAEPPPTTVSSNEENQNTSDPDKFCNLCHATFNNPLMAKQHYVGKKHKKQETKLKLMAHYGRTPEEPTASTAGKGYPCEDCNIVLNSIEQYQAHISGFKHKNHIPGGIPVTARYPRTLYTREETTGPDGYSYFSQDL; translated from the exons TGGATCGTCTGATCAAAGAGAACAGCCATATCTTCACAGACACCCAGTGCAAAGTATGCAGTGCAGTGCTGATCTCTGAATCTCAAAAGCTTGCTCATTATCAG AGCAAGAAACATGCAAACAAAGTTCGGCGATACATGACTATTCATCATGAGGAGGAGATcatccagaagaagaaaataaaactagACACAAAACAG CAAAGCAGCAATGGAGAAGACAGGAACAAATGCTGTCCCATCTGTAACATGACTTTTTCCTCACCTGTTGTGGCTAACTCCCACTATTTAGGCAAGACGCATGCCAGGAATCTGAAGCTGAAACAACAGTCTCCTCAAGGAGAAG CAACTGAACCTGCCCAGAAACAACCTGCTGAACCTCCTCCCACTACTGTATCTTCTAATGAAGAGAATCAAAACACTTCTGACCCGGACAAATTCTGCAATCTCTGTCATGCCACATTCAATAATCCCCTGATGGCAAAACAGCACTACGTGGGCAAGAAACACAAAAAGCAGGAGACAAAACTTAAGCTAATGGCACACTATGGGAGAACCCCTGAAGAACCTACTGCCTCCACAG CTGGGAAAGGGTATCCCTGTGAAGATTGCAACATAGTACTAAACTCCATAGAGCAGTACCAAGCTCACATCAGTGGTTTCAAACACAAGAACCA TATACCAGGAGGAATTCCTGTTACAGCACGCTACCCAAGGACGCTGTATACACGAGAGGAGACGACAGGGCCTGATGGCTACAGCTATTTCAGCCAGGACCTCTAG